The stretch of DNA AATAGCTGTTTGATTGAGCGTATAAGTCAAATCCTCAATTCTTTTTGTTGCTATTTTTTCTTCGGTTATATCTCTAGCAATCGAATAGATCAATTGCCGCTCTTTATCCAACACAATTCTCCAAGACATCCAACGATATTCATTGTTCTTGGTACGACACCTATTTTCAATGTTCATAATATCGTCCCCCTCCATCAATCGAGTAAACTGATTTCTGGTACCTTTCAAATCTTCAGGGTGGATTAGATCCAATAAGGGCTTAGAAAAAAGCTCTTCTTCTGTATAGCCTAAAGCTTTTGAGAAAGCAGGGTTAATACGTTTGATATAACCATCGGGGGTAACAACCGAAATCATATCCATTGACAAATTAAAAAAGCGATCTAATTCTGCCCCTCTTTCTTCTATCTCTGCAATATGTATTTTTTGTTGTTGGTACAGTTTTGCAAATTCAGCTTCGTTATTCCGTTCTAATTCTTCCTCCAAATATTTTTTTTCTGTAATATTCCTTTGAATTACAACAAACTGAGCAGGTTCTCCCTGTTCATCCATAAAAGGAATAATCGCAGCATCTACCCAATAATAAGTATTATCCTTTGCCTTGTTTTTTAACTCTCCCTTCCAAACTTCTCCTCGCTCCAAGGTAGCCCATATTTTTTTTAGAAACCACTTAGAATGATAGTTAGAGTCCGTCATACGAAAGTAGTTTCCCACCAATTCTGCCTCTTTATATTGTGATACCTTACAAAAATTAACATTAGCAGTAATAATCTGGGCATCCTTATTAATGGTCAGCACCATAGCAGAGTGATCTAGCGCATATTTTAGATCCTGAATCTCTTTAATTGATTTTTTAAGGTTTTCCTCTCCCTTTTTTTGTTCTGTAATATCCTGAATGGTACCAATCGAACGCCAAGGGTCTCCATATTCGTCAAACTCTGCATAACAGCGTTCACTAACATATTTTATTTTACCATTGCGCAATAGAAGACGATAAGTAATGTGATAAGGTTTTTGAGTACGCACCAATTGCAAATAAGACTGATGCGCCCTTTCTCGGTCTTCAGGGTGCAAATTATCCAAAAAGCTTTTTTCACTAGGGCGTACATCATCGGGAGACAGCTCAAAAATATCATACAGTTGTTCAGACCAGACCTCCTCCCCTGTCAACAAGTTCAGCTCCCAATAACCAACATTAGCAATTCGTTGCGCTTCATTCAAACGCTTCTCACTCAGTTCTATCAATTCTTTGGCTTTGGCAAGTTCTTCCCGTTCTTCTAATACATTCGCAATTCTTTTTTGTTCTGTTATATCACTCTCTATAACAATGTATTTCAGCAAACCATCACTATCCACAAAAGGAGTGATAGAGGTCGAACGCCAATAGAGTTGTTTATTTTTTTTGTAGCCTGGTATTTCGTACAGAGAAGATTTGTTCTGATGGGCATTAATTTTTAGTTTTTCCTCAAAAGCTGCATCAACGCCTGTTGCCTTCAGCAATGTACTCAACTGACAACCAATAGATTCTTCAAAACTATATCCTGTCATTTTTTCAAATCCTTCATTTACCCACTCTATTGCGGTATTTTCATCCAAGATAATGACTGCATTATCCGTTTTTTGAGCTACTAACGATAATTTTTTGAGTTCGGCATCTCTTTTCTTTCGTTCTGTAATATCTGTGATTACAGTCAATTCATGTTGATTGTCCAATTTGCAAATACGCATAAAGACAGGAAAAGTAGTTCCATCCTTTTTGCGATGCATCCCTTCTATTTCCAAAACTTCCCCTATAGGCAATTGATCGTAACTAATTCCATTAAACAAATCCTCAATAGGTGTCATTTCAACATCTAGTAAATTCAGCTCCAAAAACTCTGTTTTTGTATAGCCATAAAACTCACAAGCTCGCTGATTCACATCCACCAATTTTAAGTCGCTAATTCTACTTTTTAGCATAAAATCAGGTGACAACTCAAAAAGTGTTTCTAGTTGATCCTTGGAAGTTTGCAAGGCCTTTTCGGCTTCTTTTTCTTCTGTTATATCCCTTACTACTGCCTGAACGACCCGTTCGTTGCCATAAAAAATAGCAGAAAGAGAAACTTCAGCATGAAACAACCGCCCTGTACATCGCTTGTGCAGCCAATAAAAACGACAAGAACCATGTTTGAGCGCATATTCTATTCGCTCATTGGCCGCCTCAAAAGAAGAAGTTCCATCAGGCTGAAACTCTGGAGACAAAGCAGAAACATGCATGGTTTTAAAAATAGCTTTGTCCTCTATTTCGAACATCTCTAAGGTCTTGGGATTGCAATCAAAAAAAGCCCCTTCAGTATACAACAATACCGCATCATTAGAGCCATTAAATATAGCTTGGAATTTTTTATTGGTTTCTCTTAATAATCGTTCAGATTCCTTCTTTTTGGTAACATCTTCTGCCACCCCAACTAAAAAACAAGGTTCACCAGCCGCATTTCGAACAACAGCTTTTTGAGTATGTAAGGTTCTTTTTTTATCTCCATATTGGAGCATTTCTTCAGGAATCGTGACGACTCCATCCTGTTGACTCACTTTAAGATCTGTTTTTCGAAATCGATCTGCCTCTTCTCTGGAAAAAATATCGTAATCCGTTTTTCCAATACAATCACTAGCAGGAATTCCTAAGGTTTCTTCTGCTTGTTTGTTGCAAAGCAAAAATTTATAGTCTTCCTTTATATTTTTTACAAAAACAGCAATGGGTAAGGTATCTAAGATCGAAGACAAAATGCCTTCCTGATTGGCCAATTGTTCTGCAACGACCTTGCGTTCGGTTATATTTTGAAATATCCCTAATAAACGCCGACACTCCTTCCCCTGCATTTCGCTTTTACAAATTACCCTTCCCCAAATTTCTTTTCCTTCTTGGCTTATAAATGGCATCTCTAACTCATATCCTTCTCCCGTTTCTATAGCCCTATTAACAAAACCAATGATTTTTTCTCGGCTCTCTCCTGTTTTATAAAAATCTAGGGCTTCTTCAATACTTAGTATAAAACTTTGTTGATTGTTCTCTATAATGGGATTCCAATTTATTTTTTTGGTGCTGACATCTAGTTCCCAAATACCAATTTGAGCAATTTCAACCGCCTCTTTAAGCAGTTCTTTTTTTTGAGCCAACGCCTCATTTTTTAACTGGAGCTCTATTAGTTGAATTTGGGCTTCTTTCAGTAAGTGTTGTAAAATAGCAGGATCGTTGGGCATTTCTTCCAATTCAGACTTCAATTTCCATTGTTGTTCTGCTGCTTGTCTAAAATTATTGGTATTTATATTTGAGGTATGCTCATCCATTGCTCTATGCTAATTATAATTCTTCATTCTTTAATTGCCACCCAATAGCAGCCTAGCTAACCCCCTGATAAAACGATGTTCTTTAGAACCGATACGATTAGCAAAAAAACTTACTTAAGTCCCATTAAGTTTGGAGACAACTTAGTACACTAAAATTAACGCTTTTTCTGCTATAATTTATAATCTTTAGTTTTAACCAAATGATGTTTTTTATATTTTTTTGTCAAAAAGCGGTATATTGGATATTATTTTAACAGCAGTTTTTATAACAATTGGTCTAGATAGTTAATCTTCTGTATTATCAAAATAACGCTTTAATGGAATATAGTCGTAGCCTTCGAATTTTTGTAGTTGAGGATGATCCCATGCAACAACGTATTATTAAGTATGTTATGGAATCTAATCCCGAGCATGAAGTTCATACTTTTGCAACAGGTCAGGAGTGTCTAGACCACCTCTATTTACAGCCTCAATTAATCTCTTTAGATTATAACCTACCTGATCTAGGTGGAGCTGAAGTCCTTGAGAAAATAAAACAATTTAATCCCGAAATTAGAGTAATCGTTCTTTCTGGGCAAAAAAATATTAGCACAGCAATCGACCTACTCAAACAGGGCGCTAATGATTATATAACCAAAGACACAGGCATGAAGGAGCGTTTGAGAAGCTCCGTCGAATTACTAAAACAAAATATCCAACTAAAAAAGGAAGTTGGGGTCTTACGAGAACAACTTGCTAAACAATTTAACTCTAGTGATATAATAGGGCAAAGCCCCTCTATGAAAGCAGTATGCAAACTGACAGAAAAAGCTGCAAAGAGTAATATCATTGTTTCTATTACAGGCGAAACTGGCACGGGTAAAGAGGTCATTGCCAAAAGTATTCATTATAATTCATCCCGAAGAAAAAAACGCTTTGTTGCGGTCAACATGGCTGCCATTCCTAAGGAATTAATTGAAAGTGAACTATTCGGACACGAAAAAGGTGCTTTTACTGGCGCTATAACAACTAAAGCTGGTAAATTTGAATTAGCCAATGGAGGAACATTGTTTTTAGACGAAATTGGAGATCTAGACCTTCCCTTGCAAGCAAAATTACTGCGTGCCTTACAAGAACAAGAAATTACTCGCATTGGTGGAAATGAAACCATAAAATTTGATGCTAGAATAATTACCGCAACCCATAAGAACTTATTTGATGAAGTGCATAATGGCAAGTTTAGAGAAGATTTATACTACCGTTTATTGGGCCTCTCTATAGAATTGCCTCCTTTAAGAAAAAGAGGAAATGATGTGCTTGTGCTCGCAAAACATTTTCTACGCAGTTATGCCAAATCTAATAATGTCGCCACTAAAACGTTATCTCAAGAAGCCAAAGACTTGTTGCTTAATCACCAATTCCCTGGGAATGTTAGAGAACTAAAGTCAATCATAGAACTCGCTATGGTCTTATCTGATGAGAAACAAATAAAAAAAGAACATTTGCAACTTCGCAATAGAGCCAAAAATTTTAGCTTGTTAGATGGAGAAATGACAATAAGGGATTATACCAAAAAAATAATTCATTATTACCTCGAAAAATATAATAATGACGTTACGCTCATTTCAAAAAAATTAGAAATTGGTCGCTCTACTATTTATAAGCTATTAAAAGAAGATTCTACAATTGGTTAGCCTTTCATAACTAAACAAAACAAATCCAAATAAAGGGACAATCCGTTTTATTTTTGGATCGATAAGAAACTCGCTCTCATCGCTAATACAACGCTTTGTCTCTCCGTTTAATACAGCCTATTCCAGCAACCAAAGTTCCATCATAAAAAACTAAAAAATAAATTTAGCAGTTTGGAGATAAAACGAGATAGATTCTTTACAAAGAAAAAAAATTTAAGGTGCGGTATTGTCTTTTAAGTAAAAAAATGCCTTTTAAGTGCCGAATCGCTAAATTCACTTGACTTTTTAGGATAAAATCCTCCATTCTATAATTTCTATCGTTCATTTTCCTTCTATTGTCTATGAAATAAACACCACTGTCTACCTCATAGATCAAATTCACCTACCCAATATACATAAAACACTAACAATCAATAAAATAAAGTTTGGCTCAGTTTTGTATATGCATAAGACAACTATTAATCTTCAAATAGAGTTTTAATAGTTAGTTTAATGGAACTTTTAGACTAAGTGCAACTGGTAGATTGACGTTTTACCAAATAGAATGGGGATTCTTTTTGAGGTGCTAAATCGTAGGACAGTTTAGTATTATGGTAAAATAATTCATATATCAGTTGCATTATTCTATAAAATTAGTTGCATAATATCGCCCCTCTCTAAATATAAAAAACAAAGTATATAACTATTTTTTTTTCTTTTTTTTAAGGTAATCCTACCTCCCTAAAAGTAATATTTTGTTAACTTTGAGTCGTTAATTCCTTAACACTAAAAACTTTATCACTGACCCAATTTTCAATGATAATAATAGCATTATAGCTAATCGATAATAATATCCTTATTTTAATGGGCGATGGTTTCCCCCGAATCATTTGCCCTTTTTGTAAACAATGAGTCTTCATTTATTAACTTTTTTTTCTATTTCCTATAATTGGGCTATGAATTATAAGTAATATGCAAGAAATTACCTCTCAAAAAATTATCATTAATAACTCCACTGCGGATATTCAATCTGCAATTTTGTCGCTTGAAAACTTTGCTCATGTTCATGGAATTCCTATCACAACGATAGATCGTGTTAATGCCGCAATTAGCGAATTATTAGCCAACATAGTTCAACACAGCTTTCCAAAAAACAAACAAGGAGAAATTGGTATTACACTACAACTATTTGACACAGGGAAACTTGCTATCAAACTAATTAACAAGGGGATCCCCTTCAATCCATTTTATACCTCTCCCCCTAAGTACAACAATGCTTCTAAATATAAAAATATGGATAGCTTAGGATTGCATTTAGTACGTAAATGCATGGATGAGTACAATTATAAAAGAATTGTAGATTATAATATCACTTGGATGAGCAAAGAGCAAATCTAATCCGCTCAAAGTTTAACAGTATATGGTGTAATATATCCCTTTAATTTAGTGGTTCAGCAGGATGTACTAAAAGGGAGCATAGTTACTCAATAACTACTTCCTTTTTCCATACTTCTACTCTCAAATCATCAATATAAATAGGAAAAGGCTGTTTGTTCCAAGGGTAAATTTTTAAACGATCAGTAGGTTTTGCATTTTCGGGAATAGCTTGCCACATTTCTAAATTGATCCATTTTCCATAAGTTTGTTTCCCATCTTTGTACAATCTAGCATCAATTGGTAAGCCTCTCCAAAATCGTTGTTCATTTCCATGCCCTAGCGATACAACCATGCTAGCAGAACCAGCATATTTTCTTACTTTATGTTTCTTTAGTGCATAAAAAGAGACCTTGATATAGTCTCCAGCCTGCGCCCCTACTTCAGCAAGTGTTCCATCATAACCCCTTCCGTATTGGTGTTTTCCTGCTTGGCTAGAAAGCACACAGGAAAAAAGACCACGAGCAGCCGTTTCTTTGGTTGTTTGAGGAGCTAAATCACTAGTTTCATAATTTTGTTCGAGTACACGATGACTCAAAATTAGCCCCTCCTCAGGAGCTAAAGGCTCTGTGGTCCATGTTTCTACTATAAAATCATCCAGATAAAGATCTCCCCCCATAGGGTTCCAATGATAAATTTTTAGGCGGTCTCCTTTTTCAATATTGTCTGGTGCCTCATACCACAAGGATAGATTTTCCCATTTGTCCACCAATTGTTTATTTTGCGACTCTAATAAATCATTAATAGAGAAAGTAGTATAGTGCAATGTTGAATCACCTCTATGAAAACTAACAACCACAAATCCCTTTATATTCGCAGGTTTTCTTATCGCTTTAGCAGGTTTGAAACAATCAAAAGAAATATGATACCATTCTCCCTTTCTAACCTTATTCACAAAAGCATTAACACCAGGTCCGAAAGCTTTTTGATTCGTAAGTCTAAAATGCATCCCAGAAGTGCCTTTTGTTTGGTACTCCTTACTATAATTTGCGGCATTAGCATTCCTAGGAACAGCATTATAATCATTTTCATACATCAAATAATCAAAACGCACACCTTCAGGAGCAACAACTTCTTTCGGAAAAGTTACATTTTTATCTATTGCAGAATAATCAGAGCCACAGCTTTGAACAATAAGTAATGCAGCAACTATAAAAAAATATAAGCTTATCTGTTTCATTTTCATTCCATTAATTATTCCCATCAACTTGATAAAATTGATAAAGGTTAGGTAGGTATTTAGTGTACTAATTTTGGTTCTTTGACAAATTGTGTGAAATCGTAAACTACCTTGCCTGCTTATTACTACTTTTGTTATAAGTCCTAAGTCGTATGTCCTGTATTTACAGGAACTAAGCATACGACTTAGGACTTATAACTTTCTACTAAACCACATAAACGTAGTGCACGAGCAGTTTGATATGGTGTACCAACAGGGATGCCTAGCAGCGAAGCTAAAAAGTAGTTAAAAGCTTACCTTTTTTAGTGTTTACCTCACGATTTGTCAAAGAACCCTAATTTTTAAACATTTCATCCTCTACAAAGGTAATTATTATATTTAAATAGTGCCTAGTTCCCTCCTATCTAAATTAGCCTCTTATTATAAGAGTGCCCCTTTAATCTTTTATGGTACAAGTTGGCATCTATTTTGAACAATCCCTAACAGACAATTTGTCCCCTTCTCCTTGCCCAATGCCTATATTTAGATCGCCTAATCCTTCTAATTATGCTACATAAGATTTTAAATAGAATTTCATTTGGTCCAACCCCAGCAAGCCTTGCCAAACTAAATGCAATAGGACTAGAAGCCTATCTAGAAGAACAACTAGCTCCTAGCGAAGAAGAAGCACCAATATTGATCAAAAAAAAGGCTGCTTTCCGATTCAACAACAAAGATATTGGAGCCAAAGATCAAGGGTTTAACTACATCCATGCTTCTATTGAACAACTCTGGGAAATCGCCAAGGATGAAAAAACCTTAGCAAAAAAGGGACGCATCCCTGCTGCCGAAGTATTGATCGACACCTGTTTTAATGCCATTTATAGCCAATGGCAACTTCGAGAAATTTTAGTTCACTTTTGGCACAATCACTTTAATGTTAGTATTAACGCAGATGAGCGTATTGCAGTTACGCTCCCGCTCTATGACCGTGATGTCATTCGAAAAAACTGCTTAGGCAACTTTCGTGACTTTCTAGAAGCGGTTGCCAAAAGCCAAGCCATGCTATTTTATCTAAATAATGCTTCTAGCCGAGCCAGTCCTGCCAATGAAAATTTTGCCAGAGAATTATTTGAATTGCATACGCTTGGCGAGGAGAACTATTGGAATCATTTGTACAACAAATGGCGAGAAGTACCTGGTGCAACAGCAGGAAAGGCAGAAGGGTATATTGATGAAGATATTTATGAAGCGGCACGGGCTTTCACGGGGTGGACTGTTGCCGATGGAGCCTGGACAGAAGGAGGAGAAAAGCCCAATACAGGGGCATTTTTGTACCTTGAAGCTTGGCATGACAATTATCAAAAAAGAATTTTAGGGGTTGAATTCCAATCCAATCAAGCCCCTTTAGCCGATGGACAAAAGGTGTTGGATTTGTTAGCGTATCACAGGGGAACAGCTCAGTTCATCTGTACCAAACTATGTATCAAATTCATAGCTGACCATCCTCCCCAATCTATTGTTGACAAAGCCGTAAAAACATGGATGCAGCATCAACAATCGCCAGAACAAATCAAACAAGTGGTTCGAACCATCTTGCTCTCCGAAGAATTTAAGAATTCTTTGGGCTCAAAAGTTAAAAATCCTTTTGAGCTACTGATTTCAATGATTAGAGCCTTAGAATTAGATTTTTCTCCCAACCTTAATCTACAGTGGATGCTTCAACAAATGGGCTATCATTTATTTACTTGGTCAACGCCTACTGGGCATCCCGACAAGGCTACTTATTGGCTCAATAGTAGTATGCTGCTCAAACGCTGGAACCTTATGCCCACTATTTTGTTTGACGATTGGCATAAAATGGTTCGGTTTGATGCTGATGCCCTCCCCCCTTCAACAGTCAAAAGCAGTAAAGAAATCGTACAGTTTTGGCTACAAAAAATATTAGGCACTCAACACGGGTTTTCTCCTGCTCATCAACAAAAACTCATTGATATTTTATTGGTTGAGAACAAAACAGAGGACGATCCTCCACTCACCTATGGCAAAGAAGATCGAGCTTATCGTTTTGCGCATGTTATTTCACTCATTCTTATGGCTCCTCAATTTCAATATCGATAAATTATGCATTTAAATAGAAGAAACTTTCTAAAGGGCTTGGGAAGTACAATAGCCTTGTCTGCCCTCCCCAATATTCAAAATTTTGCCTACCAACCACTTCTTTCCAATAATCCCAATGAAGAGATTCTTGTCTTTGTTTTTCTGAGAGGCGGCTGCGATGCCCTCAATTTTATTGCTCCAATGGGCAATCGCCATTATGCAGATGCAAGAATTAAAGAACTCAGGGTTCCAGAAAATGCTAATTTTACGCTCAAAAATGGATTGGATGGTCTAGACTTCAACATTCACCCTAAAGCCGCTGCTCTAAAAGAACTTTATGATAGCCAAGATTTGGCGGTTGTTCATGCAACAGGGCTGACCAATGGTACACGCAGCCATTTTGAAGCCATGAATCTAATAGAGCAAGGATTAACGAAGAACCAAGGCAATGCCGTAGGCTGGATGACGCGTTATTTTGAAACCATATCTCATAAAGGAGAACTACCTGCTGTGGCAATTGGTGGCAATGGCTTACCAACTTCCTTTTTGGGTTGTCAACAGGCTGCCTCGATTGATGATCTTGCCGATTTTAACGTTATTGGAGAGCCTATTATGCAAGAAGTTTTGAGGGAATTTTACAATGGAAATACGTTCTTAGACCAAACAGGACAACAAACATTGGCTACCCTACAACACATTCAGAAAAAACTCAAAAAAAATAGCAAGGGCGAAGCGTTGGATTATCATCCAGCACATGACGTGGATTATCCCACAGAATGGTACATCAAGAGTTTTAGCCAGTCGCTTAAAAATTTAGCTCGATTAATAAAAATGGATGTGGGTACTCATCTAGCCATGGTAGAATATGATGGTTGGGACCATCACGAAAATCAAGCGTTTCGATTTCCTCAACACCTAGCAGGTTTTTCCAATGCTTTGGCTGCTTTTTATAACGATTTGAGCAACTATCATCAGCGCATGACCATTGTAGTTATGAGTGAATTTGGTAGACGCCTAAAGTCCAACCGTAGTGGTGGCACAGATCATGGACATGGTGGATTGGCGCTTGTTTTGGGTGGAAATGTCAAAGGAGGAAAGATGTATGGTCAATGGCCAGGCTTGGCAACCCATGAATTAGATAAGAATGTAGATCTAGCAGTAAGCACTGATTATAGAACAATTTTAGGTGAAGTATTAAGCAAACGCCTGCAATCTAAAAAATTAGATTTCATCTTTCCTAATTTTGACCATCATCAAGCACTTGGTTTTTTATAAATTATTTTGGAGCCCGTTTATTTCTAAATTTATACAATGCTTTCCAAAAATAAATATTAGCCTTGACCAATACATAAAAACCAAAAGCAAAAGGGCGCAATAGGTTAAAAAAAATGCTCTTTCTTAAAGAAATTTCAGGAACAGAATAATTAAATAAACCATAATATAAATGCGTCTGGTATTCTAAGGTAACTTGATCGTCTTGTTCAAATTTTTCAAAAAGTTGTTGCAACTCAACTAATGTATTTGCTTTGGGAACTTGGTTGTTTTTTTCTAAACTTGTCAGATAATATTGTTCTAACATTGTCCAATTTAAACGCTGTTGGTTTCCAAAAATTTTTAAGGCAAATCCATGCTTATAAAAAGCATTCAATGCTTCTTCCTTAGGAATTTTTGAAATTCCCCCCTCATTGGTGTAATGCATTTTTAGAAATTGGAGGTAAGCTTCTGTAAAAGATCCTTCTTTTTCATACAATTGATTTTGCAAAATCAAAACATAACTATTCAGCCTTAGAATTCGTTCAAATTCTACCCCCATACGAAGGCTGTCAAAACGACTAAAGGTTTCATCGATACACAAACAATCAATAGAGTCTTCCTCTATGTTCGTTAATTCAGGAATTGCATTAAGACTTAAAAAATTAGATACATTTTTCAGTTTATGATTCAAATAGTTATGGTATTCTGGATCTGAAGAGAGCGAACAAACTAAATGCACATGCTTTTGAAGTAATTTACTCAACTGTCCATTATGCGTATGAACATCCATAACAACATACTTCTTGCCCAATTGTAATTCTGCCTTTAAAAACTCCAAGACAGCAAGCGGGTACTGTGGTGATAGTTCAAAAACGTTATCATAATAAATTTCAGCATTCATAAAATGTTTCCTTAATCATTAGTATTTGGGATATAAATTGGCAGCTTTTGACGACCTAACTTACGCCAAGCTTTACTTATTATGCTTAAATCCATATTACTTGAGTAATCCTTGGCATAAAACAAATTAACTCGATGCAGTGTTTGTGGCTCTGTTGGCATTACCTCTAAGGTATCTAGAGGGGTCAAAACTGCTGTCAATAAGCTTGGCAAATTTTTGTTCTGAGGACTGGGAGAATAACCTACCCAAGTTTTTCTGCGAAACAGAACAGCAACTATATTTTTTAAAAAACCAATTTTTCCTTGGACAAATACAAGTAGAATTGGCGAAAGCAGCAAGAAAATCAAGCTATAGACAATATCCAATACTTGCTTATTTCGTTGCTGAATAGAGTTCGCTATATTAAAACTAATATCAACAGCATATAAATCGCCTGCGCTATTTTTGGAATTAGAACCAATAATATAAACACTATCTTCAGGAACAATTTTATAGGTCATTCCCGTTCCTAATTTGGTCATCCAATAAATAATTTGTTCAAAACTAATGTCCTTACCACAAAAGATAAGTTCATTTACCTTATAAACGTGTACAAGTTCTTCAAGGTTTTGAACTTGCCCCAATAATTCATCTAGATTAACTTCTTCATAAGGAGTAACCGTTCCAATAAAATTAATATTTACATGCGCTTGATACAACAAATTTAGTACACGTTGGCTCTCTTCGGGCTCTCCTACAATAATAACATTTCGTTGAATGGATTCGCTCCAGAACAGGGTATTATTTTGAAGTAAAGAAACAATACTTCGATTAAAATAGGCAGCTATTATGGTCCACAATGCCCCTAATAAAATCAACATTCTAGAAGAACGTAACTCCTGTGGAAAAAAGGCATAAATAGAAGTAATGCACACCGTTCCGAGCAATACCCCTGTCAAAACATGCCCCACTCTTGCATGCTTGTCATAGCCCCCTCTTAGATATACAGCAAAAAGCCACATAATAACATAAAAAGGGAAATTAAAATAAATTAGCGTTGGATTGCTATCGTAATAATGGGCATCTTGAAAACGAATTTGTGCCCAAATATTCTTAATCGCCAACATCCCCCCATATACCACCAAAGTATCCAAAACAAATAAAAAACCCTTTTTGGTAAAATTAGAAAGTAGGGTTAGAAAAGCTCTAAAATAGATGGCAAACTGAAGCATGATAACAAATAAGCCTGCCTTAGATCCTTGAAAATGCTTTTGGGTAAAAATAATCATGGCCTCATAAAAGGCCTTCACATAGTTTAGGCTTCCTTTTTTTGTGCTTTCTCCCTTATAATGGATGATGGTTGTATCAGCATAATAGTAGTTTTTATAGCCTGCTTTTATCACTCTGTAAGACAAATCAATGTCTTCTCCATACATAAAAAAAGCTTCGTCCCAATAGCCAATCTGATCCAGTATAGCTCTTGGCATTAGCATAAAAGCCCCTGACAAAACATCAACTTCATGCGTCTGCTCTTTGTCTAAATAGCCTAAATGATAATGATTAAAACGTTTAGACTTGGGGAATAACTTGGACAAGCCAAAAATTTTGTAGAAAGCAACAGCAGGGGAAGGAAACCCCCGTTTAGATTCAGGCAGAAAAACACCTGTTCCATCAATCATCTTAACCCCTAAACCACCTGCTTGGGGCTGCCTTTCCATAAAATCAATTGTTTTCTCGAAGGTATCTTCTCGAACAACAGTATCTGGATTTAGGAACAGGATATATTTTCCTTTTGCAATAGCAATTCCCTGATTATTAGCCGTTGCAAAGCCTGTATTTTGGGTATTGGCAATCAATTTAACCTCTGGAAACTTTGCCCTTACCAAATCCACAGAGTTATCTTTCGAATTATTGTCAACAACAATAACCTCTGTGCTTACCCGTTCAGCTGCTTTTCGGACAGACAATAGTGTTTGTTCCAAAAAATAAGGTACTTTATAGCTTACTATAATAACAGATAGCTTCATGCCAAATTGAGTCGTCGATAATTATTTGTGGAGCGCTTTGAGATTGTTTCTATGAAGCTCCAAAGATACCAA from Aureispira anguillae encodes:
- a CDS encoding glycosyltransferase family 2 protein, which encodes MKLSVIIVSYKVPYFLEQTLLSVRKAAERVSTEVIVVDNNSKDNSVDLVRAKFPEVKLIANTQNTGFATANNQGIAIAKGKYILFLNPDTVVREDTFEKTIDFMERQPQAGGLGVKMIDGTGVFLPESKRGFPSPAVAFYKIFGLSKLFPKSKRFNHYHLGYLDKEQTHEVDVLSGAFMLMPRAILDQIGYWDEAFFMYGEDIDLSYRVIKAGYKNYYYADTTIIHYKGESTKKGSLNYVKAFYEAMIIFTQKHFQGSKAGLFVIMLQFAIYFRAFLTLLSNFTKKGFLFVLDTLVVYGGMLAIKNIWAQIRFQDAHYYDSNPTLIYFNFPFYVIMWLFAVYLRGGYDKHARVGHVLTGVLLGTVCITSIYAFFPQELRSSRMLILLGALWTIIAAYFNRSIVSLLQNNTLFWSESIQRNVIIVGEPEESQRVLNLLYQAHVNINFIGTVTPYEEVNLDELLGQVQNLEELVHVYKVNELIFCGKDISFEQIIYWMTKLGTGMTYKIVPEDSVYIIGSNSKNSAGDLYAVDISFNIANSIQQRNKQVLDIVYSLIFLLLSPILLVFVQGKIGFLKNIVAVLFRRKTWVGYSPSPQNKNLPSLLTAVLTPLDTLEVMPTEPQTLHRVNLFYAKDYSSNMDLSIISKAWRKLGRQKLPIYIPNTND
- a CDS encoding DUF1501 domain-containing protein → MHLNRRNFLKGLGSTIALSALPNIQNFAYQPLLSNNPNEEILVFVFLRGGCDALNFIAPMGNRHYADARIKELRVPENANFTLKNGLDGLDFNIHPKAAALKELYDSQDLAVVHATGLTNGTRSHFEAMNLIEQGLTKNQGNAVGWMTRYFETISHKGELPAVAIGGNGLPTSFLGCQQAASIDDLADFNVIGEPIMQEVLREFYNGNTFLDQTGQQTLATLQHIQKKLKKNSKGEALDYHPAHDVDYPTEWYIKSFSQSLKNLARLIKMDVGTHLAMVEYDGWDHHENQAFRFPQHLAGFSNALAAFYNDLSNYHQRMTIVVMSEFGRRLKSNRSGGTDHGHGGLALVLGGNVKGGKMYGQWPGLATHELDKNVDLAVSTDYRTILGEVLSKRLQSKKLDFIFPNFDHHQALGFL
- a CDS encoding ATP-binding protein — encoded protein: MQEITSQKIIINNSTADIQSAILSLENFAHVHGIPITTIDRVNAAISELLANIVQHSFPKNKQGEIGITLQLFDTGKLAIKLINKGIPFNPFYTSPPKYNNASKYKNMDSLGLHLVRKCMDEYNYKRIVDYNITWMSKEQI
- a CDS encoding DUF1800 domain-containing protein, translated to MLHKILNRISFGPTPASLAKLNAIGLEAYLEEQLAPSEEEAPILIKKKAAFRFNNKDIGAKDQGFNYIHASIEQLWEIAKDEKTLAKKGRIPAAEVLIDTCFNAIYSQWQLREILVHFWHNHFNVSINADERIAVTLPLYDRDVIRKNCLGNFRDFLEAVAKSQAMLFYLNNASSRASPANENFARELFELHTLGEENYWNHLYNKWREVPGATAGKAEGYIDEDIYEAARAFTGWTVADGAWTEGGEKPNTGAFLYLEAWHDNYQKRILGVEFQSNQAPLADGQKVLDLLAYHRGTAQFICTKLCIKFIADHPPQSIVDKAVKTWMQHQQSPEQIKQVVRTILLSEEFKNSLGSKVKNPFELLISMIRALELDFSPNLNLQWMLQQMGYHLFTWSTPTGHPDKATYWLNSSMLLKRWNLMPTILFDDWHKMVRFDADALPPSTVKSSKEIVQFWLQKILGTQHGFSPAHQQKLIDILLVENKTEDDPPLTYGKEDRAYRFAHVISLILMAPQFQYR